One region of Coregonus clupeaformis isolate EN_2021a chromosome 31, ASM2061545v1, whole genome shotgun sequence genomic DNA includes:
- the LOC121548044 gene encoding urokinase-type plasminogen activator translates to MGRSILLLILTTTLAGVSQTETGLLRQKRQLSNFPYRRKSGGLCRHGGTPVPALSGEHMFCLCADGYGGKHCELDTSATCYTGTGMFYRGKVSRSESGRRCVGWDLDTRKRLMGSDVSSGRHNYCRNLEYKWRPWCNVMKGGERVQEYCDIPRCGVPVETGPLDYLPAEPVVPDTASTCGQRTGKQMKIVGGTVATVESHPWMAAIFWRSRHSKENVFRCGGSLISPCWVLSAAHCFPDSSHTKACSLSVTLGKSAINETDDTKEQTFQVEKVIVHAEFDNSEGNFNNDIALLKLKAIDGQCAEESSSVRTVCLPPERQALNAGSSCEIAGYGRQKEGLWYNSQYLREATVNLLAHDVCSDKEYYGNLITDNMFCAGTPDWSQDACKGDSGGPMVCEVDNRMFLFGIVSWGEGCSRALRPGVYTTVTNYNKWIEENTGLSSIASGSMYPQK, encoded by the exons atgggaaGGAGTATTTTGTTGCTGATTTTGACAACAACCCTGGCAGGGGTGTCACAGACTGAGACG GGCTTGCTGAGACAGAAAAGACAGCTTTCTAATTTCCCCTATCGAAGGAAATCAG GTGGCCTCTGTCGTCACGGTGGCACCCCTGTCCCCGCCCTGTCCGGAGAACACATGTTCTGCTTATGCGCAGATGGTTACGGTGGCAAACACTGTGAGCTAG ATACATCAGCCACCTGCTACACAGGCACTGGGATGTTCTACAGAGGTAAAGTGTCTCGGTCAGAGAGTGGACGCAGGTGTGTGGGGTGGGACCTGGACACCAGAAAACGCCTGATGGGGTCTGACGTCTCCTCCGGGAGGCACAACTACTGCAG gAATCTGGAGTACAAATGGCGTCCATGGTGTAATGTAATGAAGGGTGGTGAACGGGTGCAGGAATACTGTGATATCCCTCGCTGTGGCGTACCTGTGGAGACAG GTCCACTTGATTATCTGCCCGCTGAGCCCGTTGTACCAGACACAG CTTCCACATGTGGCCAGCGTACCGGGAAGCAGATGAAGATCGTAGGAGGGACAGTTGCTACTGTGGAATCCCACCCGTGGATGGCTGCCATATTCTGGAGGAGCAGGCATTCTAAAGAGAATGTGTTCCGCTGTGGAGGAAGTCTGATCTCTCCGTGCTGGGTGCTGTCTGCTGCCCACTGCTTCCCTGACAG CTCTCACACTAAAGCCTGCAGCCTCTCCGTCACTCTGGGGAAGAGTGCCATCAACGAGACTGACGACACCAAAGAACAGACGTTTCAGGTGGAGAAGGTCATCGTGCACGCAGAGTTCGACAACAGTGAAGGCAACTTCAACAATGACATCG CTCTGCTGAAGTTAAAGGCTATAGATGGTCAGTGTGCAGAGGAGAGCAGCTCTGTGAGGACTGTCTGTCTGCCCCCGGAACGCCAGGCCCTCAACGCGGGATCCTCCTGTGAGATAGCTGGATACGGAAGACAGAAGGAGG GTTTATGGTACAATTCACAGTACCTGAGGGAGGCAACGGTGAACCTTTTGGCCCATGATGTCTGCTCAGATAAGGAGTACTACGGAAACCTGATCACAGATAACATGTTCTGTGCTGGGACACCGGACTGGAGTCAAGATGCGTGCAAG GGTGATTCCGGAGGGCCCATGGTGTGTGAGGTGGATAATCGGATGTTCCTTTTTGGAATCGTCAGTTGGGGCGAGGGTTGTTCTAGAGCATTACGCCCAGGCGTGTACACAACAGTGACCAACTACAACAAGTGGATAGAGGAGAACACAGGCCTATCCTCCATCGCATCAGGGTCTATGTATCCACAGAAATAA